CGATGGCGCGATTGCTGATCACCTCGTTGGCGTTCATGTTGCTCGACGTGCCCGACCCCGTCTGAAAGACGTCGATCGGGAACTGATTGTCAAACTGGCCGTCGGCCACTTCGCGGCAAGCCTGCATGAGCGCGGCCACCTGCTTGTCGTTGAGCGGGTTTTTGCCGGTGCCGGTCAGCTTGCCCAGGTCGTTATTGGCCGTGGCGGCGGCGAGTTTGACGAGCCCGAGCGCGTGAATCAACGGTGGCGGCAACTGCCAGCCCGACACGGGAAAATTTTCGACCGCCCGCTGCGTCTGGGCGCTGTAATAGGCCTGGGCCGGAACGCGCACCTCACCCATCGAGTCGCGTTCGATACGGAAGTCGGACATCGGTACCCTCGGTGCGAATAATCTATCGTTGCGAAGCAGAAAAAAGACGTCAGCCAAGCGCGTTCATAATAGTGTCTCTTCACGCGAGCCGACAGGGCCACCGCATGTGCCTTCGGGTCCGCCAAATCAAGTCGCTCGAGCGCCGGCTAGCGCGTGATCAGCAGCTCGGGGCGCGCGATCGTCAGATTGGCGGCCACCACGGCGCTGACCTGCGTGCCGCTGATGTCGAGCGTGACGAGCTTCGGGAAACCGGAGAAAGCACGCACGGCCTCGTCGGTAATCTTCGTATTCCGCAGCGAGAGCATTGTCAGCTGGGGTAGAGCCGATAACGCTACCAGGGCACGATCCGACACTTGCGTGCCGTCGAGTCGAAGCCATTGCAAATCGGTCAACGTGGCCAGTACGTCCAGGCTCGCATCGCTAATGTTCGTGTCGACGAGTTCGAGCGATTCGAGATGGCTCAGCCCAGCGAGATGTGCAAGAGCTTCGTCCGTCGTCGGGGTTTTGGAAAGATTCAATTCTCGCAGCGACGGCAATAATGCCACTTCGGCCAGTGCGTCGGGGACGAGCGCGTCGCTCGACAGATCGAGCTCGCGCAGCTGCGCGCATGACGCCAGGTTCTTCAGTCCCACGCCGGTTACGGGCGTGTTCGAAAGATCGAGGCGCTGCAGCTGCGCGCACGACGCCAGGCTTTTCAATCCCACGCCGGTTACACGCGTGTTCGACAGGTCGAGATACTTCAGCCTGGTCGCTAGCGCGATATGGGCGAATACCGCGTCGTCCACGTTCGCGCAGCGCCTGAGGCTGAGAAAGGTCAGCCGCGGACATGCGTTCAGATCGGCCAGTTGCTCCTTGGTGACGTTCGATCCTTCGAGGCCCAGCCCTTGTAAATTCGTCAGACTCGCCAGCCCGGCCAAGGCGGGCCCCTCGAGCCGCGCTTGCGATAGCCGGATCGATCGCAGGGAGGGACTTGCCGCCAGGCTTTGCAACAATTCGGCGTCGACCGCCGTATCGGTGAACGAAGCTGTATTCAGTTTTTTAAACCGGGCGAGTTCCGCGGCCGTTTCGGGCCCAAGTTGCACCTCGGACAGTTCGAGCCATTGAACGTCGGCAAACGGCCCGAGGAGAGCGGCCACTTCGCCATCGGTCAGCCGTGGATTTCGCAGCGAGAGAGAATCGGCCTTGGCCAGAAAAGCCTCGCCCCCAAGCGCGCGGAGCCAATCCGATCGGTTGGCGCTGAGAGTAACATCGCCGCCGGCCGCGCGAAGAGCGTAAACGCCGGGCGACAGCCACGGCTCGTGCCAGCGAAACTTGAAGATCACGCCCACGAGCGCCACGGCAACGCACAAGACGACGAGCGAGCGCCGCA
This genomic stretch from Pirellulales bacterium harbors:
- a CDS encoding leucine-rich repeat domain-containing protein, with protein sequence MHASSDDKPSAVSPPHVPTSTSAPRVSSPQLRRSLVVLCVAVALVGVIFKFRWHEPWLSPGVYALRAAGGDVTLSANRSDWLRALGGEAFLAKADSLSLRNPRLTDGEVAALLGPFADVQWLELSEVQLGPETAAELARFKKLNTASFTDTAVDAELLQSLAASPSLRSIRLSQARLEGPALAGLASLTNLQGLGLEGSNVTKEQLADLNACPRLTFLSLRRCANVDDAVFAHIALATRLKYLDLSNTRVTGVGLKSLASCAQLQRLDLSNTPVTGVGLKNLASCAQLRELDLSSDALVPDALAEVALLPSLRELNLSKTPTTDEALAHLAGLSHLESLELVDTNISDASLDVLATLTDLQWLRLDGTQVSDRALVALSALPQLTMLSLRNTKITDEAVRAFSGFPKLVTLDISGTQVSAVVAANLTIARPELLITR